CCTGTCGGATATCCAGCAGCCGCCGACCCTGCACGAATACGACTACACCACTGATCCGCGCCTTCCCTGGCTGACGGGACTGCTGGAGCAATACCCCCGCGACAAGTTCCTGCTGATCTGCCGCAGCCAGGCCAAGGTGCTGGCGCTGGAAGAGGCGGTGCGGACGAAGACGGGCATCAACCTCGCTCGCTTCCACGAGGGGCTGTCCATCGTCCATCGCGATCGCAATGCCGCGTATTTTGCTGATCCGGAAGGCGCACGCCTGCTCATATGCTCCGAGATCGGATCGGAAGGCCGCAACTTCCAGTTCGCGCACCACCTGATTCTCTGGGACATCCCGCTCGATCCGGACCTGCTCGAACAGCGCATCGGCCGCCTCGACCGTATCGGCCAGAAGCACGACATCCAGCTGCACGCCGCCGCGTTTGCCGGTTCGGCGCAGCAGGTGCTGTTGCGCTGGTACCAGGAAGGGCTCGATGCCCTGCACGTGAGCCCGGCCGACGGCCGCGAACTGTACAAGCGCTTCGGGCCTGACCTCGCCGAGCGCGCTGCCACCCACGCGATCGAAGGCACCGATCCGGATCAGGAAATCGATTCGCTGATCGCCGAGACGCGCGCCGCGCACGAGGAACTCTCGCGCCTGGTCCACTCCGGCCGCGACCGCCTGCTGGAACTGGCCAGCGCCCGCGAAGCCCGTGACGAACACCTGCGCCATGCACTGGCCGCCGGCGACGCGGACCTGGAATGGGAAGACTTCATCCTCCGCCTGTTCGAGCAGTTCGGCGTCGAACACGAGGAAACCGGGCCGCGCACCTGCGTGCTCAATCCGGAGTACCTGAGCACCGAAGGTTTTCCCGGCCTCAAGGACGGCCCGCAGCAGGTCACCTTTGACCGCGCCACCGCGCTGGCCCGGGAAGACCTGCCGCTGCTGCGCGCGGATCACCCCATGGTGGTCGGTGCACTGGACCTCCTGCTCGAAGGCGAGCAGGGCAACGCCGCCTTCCTGGTCGACGATTTCTTGCCGCCGCGGACCGTGCTGCTCGAAGCCGTCTATGTGCTCGAATGCATCGCCCAGCGGAGCCTGGGTGTCGAGCGCTTCCTGCCGGCACTGCCGCTGCGTACAGTGGTCGACACCAAGCTGCAGTCACGAGACGCCTTCCGTGCCAACCCGGTATCGGTGCAGAAGGCCGCCGATCGCGCCGTTGATTTCAACCGCTATCGCAAGTTCCTCGCGCAGCTGGTGCCGCCCATGCTGGAACGCAGCGAAACGGTGGCGCAGGCGCTCGCCGACCGGGAGATTGCCGCGGCCATGGCGCAGGTGTCGACGGTCCTCGGTAACGAGATTGCGCGCCTGACCGCCCTGCGTGCCGTCAATCCCGGTGTGCGCGAGGATGAGATCACCGCACTGGAAACCGAACTGGCGGCGCTGCGCGACGCCATCCC
This genomic stretch from Tahibacter amnicola harbors:
- the rapA gene encoding RNA polymerase-associated protein RapA, with product MVFAPGQRWISNAEPELGLGTVLRLEGRSVQVLFAKSGVLRHYAAHAAPLVRAEFRVGQKISGNGHSFTIERIETHQGLLHYYSGSHTLTEGELDDVQSLSQADERLLSGRLDRADRFDFRMEALLRRAAARRSPDYGLAAARIDLIPHQLRVAEIAASRRPPRVLLADEVGLGKTIEAGMVLARLLAAGRVERVLVLLPEPLVYQWFVELLRRFNLQFSIFDEERCESIELGGDGRNPFEDEQLVITDIGFLAGNAKRADQVSAAGWDLIIVDEAHHLAWTPEGASREYALVERLAEVTPGVILLTATPEQLGRTGHFARLRLLDPARYHDLARYVAEADGYLALSAIAAKLGDGIALDAAEKDALRERLGDDASSRVLLDRLDGNPEIASALLDALIDRHGTGRVMFRNRRAVVGGFPQRVADIRTLDAADLSEDERQRLLTEFLSDIQQPPTLHEYDYTTDPRLPWLTGLLEQYPRDKFLLICRSQAKVLALEEAVRTKTGINLARFHEGLSIVHRDRNAAYFADPEGARLLICSEIGSEGRNFQFAHHLILWDIPLDPDLLEQRIGRLDRIGQKHDIQLHAAAFAGSAQQVLLRWYQEGLDALHVSPADGRELYKRFGPDLAERAATHAIEGTDPDQEIDSLIAETRAAHEELSRLVHSGRDRLLELASAREARDEHLRHALAAGDADLEWEDFILRLFEQFGVEHEETGPRTCVLNPEYLSTEGFPGLKDGPQQVTFDRATALAREDLPLLRADHPMVVGALDLLLEGEQGNAAFLVDDFLPPRTVLLEAVYVLECIAQRSLGVERFLPALPLRTVVDTKLQSRDAFRANPVSVQKAADRAVDFNRYRKFLAQLVPPMLERSETVAQALADREIAAAMAQVSTVLGNEIARLTALRAVNPGVREDEITALETELAALRDAIPRARPRLDAVRFVCSQDFLSMR